In one Anaerolineales bacterium genomic region, the following are encoded:
- a CDS encoding queuosine precursor transporter: protein PVWRIVLASIIAEVISELADTEVYRLWIEHVTHRRQWARVLVSNSVSVPLDSLIFVLVAFAGTMPGAVLAEIVLANVAIKAVATLVSLPWIYLVPESGEEREGLPSGAV, encoded by the coding sequence CCGGTTTGGCGCATCGTACTGGCCTCGATCATCGCCGAGGTGATCTCGGAGCTCGCAGACACAGAGGTCTACCGGCTGTGGATCGAGCACGTCACGCACCGTCGTCAATGGGCACGCGTGCTGGTCAGCAACAGCGTGTCCGTCCCGCTCGACTCGTTGATCTTCGTTCTGGTGGCCTTCGCTGGAACTATGCCGGGAGCGGTGCTGGCCGAGATCGTGCTGGCCAACGTTGCGATCAAGGCAGTGGCAACCCTGGTGAGCCTGCCCTGGATCTACCTTGTACCTGAATCGGGCGAGGAGCGCGAGGGCCTGCCCTCGGGCGCGGTGTGA